From Mesobacillus jeotgali, the proteins below share one genomic window:
- a CDS encoding RNA-directed DNA polymerase — protein sequence MSIIKDKYKVIAPQIKYLCDEVVLAQAWKKSQLYIRKHNWYADILELDCSTVDLENNISLWIRELEDENYKSDAIKLVLAPKNKQWYFSDSKIKDMTQLWSSRKKDRLDLNDDRIDDKDEEIRLRPLTHLTIRDQTISTAAMLCLADAIETCQGPTEESNYFSAQKQQIYSYGNRLHCNWESNPQKNKKGIFSWGSSQSYRQYYQDYRSFLLRPKKICQGYASGLSPNKTLYVVSIDLKEFYDHIDVKALIGQLKKLYKEYFNNYILDIEYNNEDKFWDKLESVFSWEWEDSDIDSAKKLLGKDLPKGLPQGLVASGFLSNAYLINFDRMVGAKIDSAFTPKSFVLLDYCRYVDDIRLVIEASSDIDIEKISELVTKEVNKFLKEYQKSIGTDFNLKVNDSKTKVTPYRELIAQNNVSSLMNMFQGVISGTPDVDELRQVTGGLEGLLGLSEQILNEVKYTNNPLTLANISTPNIDIRDDTLKRFVATRMVRTLRLRRSMTDLSEVVNKGDDLENFTAGQLLNNEFESAARKLISAWSANPSLTLLLKCGLDLYPDPDLLIPVLEALKTKLYVQPQDKIIKKEMKVAEYVCADLLRAAATDIGYRLETYYPESADLKGFREELVVFARDLLINRPESPWYLIHQAILYLISSGDYGYSLESIEKNKVLKYALLQDIALYKTSINYSSDIITLSLVLQQIQPNTEKYVTWFIELMRNQDDADKRKEAIMIVSFSRPDIMSNIIKSRRLKNAKWIKEIPFELKTSLKPLENKEIIIKDGRRQSLIRIIQSSENPFKQENALLKLALSILVHSRGQEVLEKGVMASDILLKEVKWNEIQNPRKENFKVDFQITNDSIQKYREIPPWVKKGYEWLYSLGRILRSSITGEYDFTSNAFLKREANSSYKGLKSTWFTRRLGLSIYPRGLLNEPSPISPWLSEFLIKLLQWPGIKDWSDQINEFDKINHTGDLIKIIKDRLDFQNKIYGSLSKTPFYTLPLPPIKEKMNQKIQVAIVQPLLPKTTDFNVKDPLHWTPAFRAKHRNHIASLCNLVNNQLKASRSAESYESASNYLDLIVFPELTVHPDDIDLLRGLSDATKANIFTGLTFISSNDNKSIINQGLWLLRAERSTGREFIYVYQGKQHMTKFEKEMNINGHRPYQLIINMGNGQQNFNITGSICYDATDLTLAADLREVSDMYVIAAMNQDVQTFDNMVTALQYHMYQPVILANTGEFGGSTAQAPFTKHARQIAHTHGNNQVAVSIFEVDASSFKHGVNPIKVSPLKTPPAGYIGRKWF from the coding sequence ATGTCGATTATAAAAGACAAATATAAGGTAATAGCTCCCCAAATAAAATATCTGTGTGATGAAGTTGTTTTAGCACAAGCATGGAAGAAGTCCCAATTATATATAAGGAAACATAATTGGTATGCAGATATATTGGAATTAGATTGTTCGACAGTTGACTTGGAGAATAATATCTCATTATGGATACGTGAGTTAGAAGATGAGAATTATAAATCTGACGCCATTAAGCTAGTTTTAGCACCTAAAAATAAACAATGGTATTTTTCAGATTCGAAAATCAAGGATATGACTCAATTATGGAGTTCGCGAAAAAAAGATCGATTAGATTTAAATGATGATCGAATTGACGATAAAGATGAAGAAATAAGGTTAAGACCATTAACGCACCTAACAATTAGAGATCAGACAATTTCAACTGCTGCGATGCTATGTTTAGCAGATGCTATAGAAACTTGCCAAGGTCCCACTGAGGAAAGTAATTATTTTTCAGCACAAAAACAACAAATTTATAGTTATGGAAATAGGTTACACTGTAATTGGGAATCAAATCCTCAGAAAAATAAAAAGGGAATATTTAGCTGGGGAAGTTCACAAAGTTATAGACAATATTATCAAGATTATAGGTCATTTTTATTAAGACCAAAAAAAATCTGTCAAGGATATGCATCAGGACTTTCGCCCAATAAAACATTATATGTAGTATCAATTGATTTAAAAGAGTTTTATGATCATATTGATGTTAAAGCACTTATAGGTCAATTAAAAAAGCTATACAAAGAGTATTTTAATAACTACATATTGGACATTGAGTATAATAACGAGGATAAATTCTGGGACAAACTTGAGAGTGTTTTTTCATGGGAATGGGAAGATAGTGATATTGATAGTGCAAAAAAATTGCTTGGAAAGGATCTTCCTAAGGGTCTCCCTCAAGGGTTAGTTGCCAGTGGATTTCTATCTAATGCATATCTAATAAATTTTGACCGCATGGTTGGTGCCAAGATCGATAGTGCATTTACTCCTAAATCATTTGTTTTACTAGATTATTGTAGGTATGTGGATGATATAAGATTGGTGATTGAAGCATCCAGTGACATTGATATAGAAAAAATAAGTGAGTTAGTGACTAAAGAAGTAAATAAATTTCTAAAGGAATATCAAAAAAGTATTGGCACAGACTTTAATCTTAAAGTTAACGACAGTAAAACCAAAGTAACTCCGTATAGAGAGTTGATAGCACAAAATAATGTGTCATCTTTAATGAATATGTTCCAAGGAGTTATAAGTGGAACACCAGATGTAGATGAACTCCGTCAGGTCACCGGGGGACTTGAAGGATTACTTGGTTTATCGGAACAAATATTAAATGAGGTGAAGTATACTAATAATCCATTAACTCTTGCCAATATATCTACTCCAAACATAGATATTCGGGATGATACATTAAAAAGGTTTGTAGCAACTAGAATGGTAAGAACGCTTCGGCTTAGAAGAAGCATGACTGACCTTAGTGAAGTCGTAAATAAGGGAGATGACCTAGAGAATTTTACTGCAGGACAATTGTTAAATAATGAATTTGAATCTGCAGCAAGAAAATTAATTTCTGCCTGGTCCGCTAATCCTTCTCTTACCTTACTCTTGAAATGTGGTTTGGACTTATACCCGGACCCTGATTTACTCATTCCGGTTTTAGAAGCATTAAAAACTAAGCTATACGTACAACCGCAAGATAAGATAATAAAAAAAGAAATGAAGGTTGCAGAATATGTCTGTGCTGACTTGCTAAGAGCAGCTGCTACGGATATAGGATATCGTTTAGAAACCTATTATCCTGAATCGGCAGACCTTAAAGGATTCAGAGAGGAACTGGTAGTTTTTGCAAGAGATCTTCTTATCAATCGTCCTGAATCCCCTTGGTATTTAATACATCAAGCTATCTTATACTTAATATCATCAGGAGATTACGGTTATTCTTTAGAGTCAATCGAAAAAAATAAGGTGTTGAAATATGCATTATTGCAAGACATAGCTCTTTATAAAACAAGTATTAATTATAGTTCAGATATTATTACACTATCTCTTGTACTCCAGCAAATTCAGCCTAATACTGAAAAATACGTAACATGGTTTATAGAATTAATGAGAAATCAAGACGATGCAGATAAACGGAAAGAAGCGATAATGATAGTGTCTTTTAGCCGTCCAGATATAATGAGCAACATTATAAAATCTAGGAGATTAAAAAATGCTAAATGGATAAAGGAAATTCCATTTGAATTAAAAACCTCATTAAAACCTCTAGAGAATAAAGAAATAATCATAAAAGATGGAAGAAGACAATCTCTAATTAGGATTATACAAAGTAGTGAGAATCCTTTTAAACAGGAAAATGCATTATTAAAACTTGCATTATCCATTTTAGTTCATTCTAGGGGTCAAGAGGTTTTGGAAAAGGGTGTAATGGCTAGTGACATACTTCTAAAAGAAGTTAAATGGAATGAAATACAAAACCCAAGAAAAGAAAATTTTAAAGTGGATTTTCAAATTACTAATGATAGTATACAAAAGTATCGCGAGATTCCACCTTGGGTGAAAAAAGGTTATGAATGGTTGTATTCGTTGGGAAGAATATTACGTTCTTCTATAACGGGAGAATACGACTTCACGTCAAATGCTTTTCTTAAGAGGGAAGCTAACAGTTCATATAAAGGGCTTAAGTCTACTTGGTTTACAAGAAGGTTAGGGTTGAGTATTTATCCTAGAGGTCTTTTGAACGAACCTAGTCCCATCTCCCCTTGGCTTAGTGAATTCTTAATTAAATTGCTCCAATGGCCGGGAATTAAGGATTGGAGTGATCAAATCAATGAATTCGATAAAATTAATCATACCGGAGATTTAATAAAGATTATTAAAGATAGGTTGGATTTTCAAAATAAGATATATGGAAGTTTATCTAAGACCCCTTTTTACACTCTTCCTTTGCCACCTATTAAGGAGAAAATGAACCAAAAAATTCAAGTAGCAATAGTCCAACCGTTATTACCCAAGACAACGGATTTCAATGTGAAAGATCCTTTACATTGGACCCCTGCCTTTCGAGCAAAACATAGGAATCATATTGCATCCTTATGCAATCTAGTTAATAACCAGCTTAAAGCAAGTAGGTCTGCAGAAAGTTATGAAAGTGCTAGTAATTATTTAGATTTAATTGTTTTTCCGGAACTAACAGTACATCCAGATGATATTGATTTATTAAGAGGTTTGTCTGATGCAACTAAAGCAAATATTTTTACAGGTTTAACCTTTATATCTTCAAACGACAATAAATCTATAATAAACCAAGGGCTTTGGTTACTTAGAGCAGAACGATCTACTGGAAGAGAGTTTATATATGTCTATCAAGGCAAACAACATATGACAAAGTTTGAGAAAGAGATGAATATAAACGGTCACCGGCCGTACCAACTAATAATAAACATGGGGAATGGTCAACAAAACTTCAATATCACAGGGAGTATTTGCTACGATGCTACTGATTTAACTCTTGCCGCTGATTTAAGGGAAGTATCTGATATGTATGTAATAGCAGCAATGAACCAGGATGTACAAACGTTTGATAATATGGTTACAGCTCTTCAGTATCATATGTATCAACCGGTAATACTTGCAAATACAGGGGAATTTGGTGGCTCTACTGCTCAAGCGCCATTTACTAAACATGCTCGCCAAATTGCACATACCCATGGGAACAACCAAGTTGCTGTTAGTATTTTCGAAGTGGATGCATCCTCGTTTAAACATGGTGTAAATCCAATAAAGGTATCTCCACTTAAAACCCCACCAGCAGGATATATAGGTCGAAAGTGGTTTTAA
- a CDS encoding macro domain-containing protein — MYIKLKTFFSLHAWKHSLNIKTFLIHWTAVFGVIWTFIEFLGYFFIKDDDSLKPNVWLVLLVGLFISAWISRPRLLRSVHLSDKDITLQVDVNNIFEMKNGSLIIPSNSAFQHDYIDEGALIVQLRDLFFSDSQLFDEVISNALRSEPKENFKIRGKQVYKYPIGTVAQIPIPGPGGRVAYLLASTDLNEHGRGEPNFDHLKTALNLLWEYIGQQGDTKPLIIPILGSGRQRLTQNRLKIISLIVSTFLSSIKHRKYTNSLTLTILPRTYLQNMYNLDEIETYLSLADKFDA, encoded by the coding sequence ATGTATATTAAATTAAAAACATTTTTTTCTTTGCATGCTTGGAAACATTCGTTAAATATTAAAACTTTTTTAATCCACTGGACTGCAGTCTTTGGAGTGATTTGGACGTTTATAGAATTTTTAGGTTATTTCTTTATTAAAGATGATGATTCTTTAAAACCTAATGTTTGGCTAGTTTTACTAGTGGGATTGTTTATTTCGGCTTGGATAAGTAGGCCTAGGTTATTACGGTCGGTACATTTGTCAGATAAGGATATTACATTACAAGTGGATGTGAATAATATATTTGAGATGAAGAATGGTTCCCTAATCATTCCTTCTAATAGTGCTTTTCAACATGACTATATAGATGAAGGTGCATTGATAGTCCAGCTTAGAGATCTTTTTTTTTCAGATTCCCAACTATTTGATGAAGTGATTTCAAATGCTCTTCGAAGCGAGCCAAAAGAGAATTTCAAAATTAGGGGTAAGCAAGTTTACAAGTATCCAATAGGAACTGTTGCCCAAATTCCAATACCTGGGCCTGGCGGAAGAGTAGCATATTTATTAGCTTCTACTGATTTAAATGAGCATGGAAGAGGAGAGCCGAACTTTGACCATTTGAAAACTGCTCTAAATTTATTGTGGGAGTATATAGGTCAACAAGGTGATACAAAACCTTTAATTATCCCAATTTTAGGAAGTGGACGGCAACGATTAACGCAAAATAGATTAAAAATCATTTCGCTAATAGTGAGTACGTTTTTGTCTAGTATAAAACACCGAAAATATACAAACAGTTTAACCCTTACAATCTTACCAAGGACATATTTGCAGAATATGTACAATCTTGATGAGATAGAAACGTATTTATCCTTAGCTGATAAGTTTGATGCTTAA